A part of Phoenix dactylifera cultivar Barhee BC4 chromosome 2, palm_55x_up_171113_PBpolish2nd_filt_p, whole genome shotgun sequence genomic DNA contains:
- the LOC103708397 gene encoding F-box/kelch-repeat protein At5g60570-like, giving the protein MSLLVDAIRILSTMGPHHSGDSSSHHHDHSRRRRTSDGDDENDDGAGNGGSNGVSDGRRGNRWSSSSSSPLIPGLPDDIALNCLALAGRSDHGSLACLNARFRSLIKSGYLYELRRRMDVAENWVYLVCDPREWEAFDPGANRWMRLPRIPCDDCFNHADKESLAVGPHLLVFGRELRDFAVWTYRSVGLGRGRGWSRCCPMNRPRCLFASASSGSIAIVAGGSDKTGAVLGSAELYDVETGCWELLPAMHAPRKLCSGFFMGGKFYVVGGMSGNREPLTCGEEYDLQSRRWRRIEGMYPTASDAAGAPPLVAVVDDQLYAVEYRTNRLKRYDEERRSWAAVGRLPVRADTSNGWGLAFKACGRELLVVGGQRGPEGESIVLSSWRPGGGGAAPEWKVLGVKEHAGVFVYNCAIMGC; this is encoded by the coding sequence ATGTCGCTGCTGGTCGACGCGATCCGAATCCTTTCGACGATGGGTCCGCATCACAGCGGCGACAGCAGCAGCCACCACCACGATCACAGCAGGCGGCGGCGCACGTCGGACGGAGAcgatgagaatgatgatggcGCTGGTAACGGCGGCAGCAACGGGGTTTCTGACGGGAGGCGAGGCAACAGatggtcgtcgtcgtcgtcgtctccGTTGATTCCGGGCCTCCCGGACGACATCGCGCTCAACTGCCTGGCCCTGGCTGGGCGATCGGATCACGGGTCCCTGGCATGCCTCAACGCGCGATTCCGCTCGCTGATCAAGAGCGGCTATCTCTACGAGCTGCGGCGGCGGATGGATGTGGCGGAGAACTGGGTGTACCTGGTGTGCGACCCCCGGGAGTGGGAGGCCTTCGACCCGGGCGCCAACCGCTGGATGCGCCTCCCTCGGATCCCCTGCGACGACTGCTTCAACCACGCCGACAAGGAGTCCCTCGCCGTGGGTCCCCACCTCCTCGTCTTCGGCCGCGAGCTCCGGGACTTCGCCGTCTGGACCTACCGCAGCGTCGGCCTCGGCCGGGGCCGGGGCTGGTCCCGGTGCTGCCCCATGAACCGcccccgctgcctcttcgcctCCGCGAGCTCCGGGTCCATCGCCATCGTCGCCGGGGGCAGCGACAAGACCGGGGCCGTCCTGGGTTCTGCGGAGCTCTACGACGTTGAGACGGGCTGCTGGGAGCTCCTCCCGGCCATGCACGCCCCGCGCAAGCTCTGCTCGGGCTTCTTCATGGGCGGCAAGTTCTACGTGGTCGGCGGGATGTCGGGGAACAGGGAGCCGCTGACGTGCGGGGAGGAGTACGATCTGCAGTCCCGGAGGTGGAGGCGGATCGAGGGCATGTACCCAACGGCCAGCGACGCGGCCGGGGCGCCGCCGCTCGTGGCGGTGGTCGACGACCAGCTCTATGCGGTGGAATACCGCACCAACAGGCTCAAGAGGTACGACGAGGAGCGCAGAAGCTGGGCGGCCGTCGGGAGGCTGCCGGTCCGGGCCGACACCTCCAACGGATGGGGGCTGGCCTTCAAGGCGTGCGGCCGGGAGCTGCTGGTGGTGGGCGGGCAGAGGGGACCCGAAGGGGAGAGCATTGTGCTCAGCTCGTGGCGCCCCGGCGGAGGAGGAGCTGCTCCGGAGTGGAAGGTACTCGGCGTCAAGGAGCACGCCGGCGTCTTCGTCTATAATTGCGCCATCATGGGCTGCTGA
- the LOC103708398 gene encoding acetylglutamate kinase, chloroplastic-like produces MLAGRTTTPHHQRPFLPSKPLQIPNSNPSPGLSLRSARAPRLLSSLKSTPLSSSTAAAPPLQTPPQTRVDILSESLPFIQRFRGKTIVVKYGGAAMKSPALQSSVINDLVLLACVGLRPVLVHGGGPEINSWLLRLGYQPQFHNGLRVTDALTMEVVEMVLVGKVNKSLVSLINVAGATAVGLCGKDARLLTARPAPDAAALGFVGEVARVDPSILRPILAGGHIPVIASVAADEAGQGYNLNADTAAGEIAAAVGAEKLILLTDVAGILEDRNDPGSLVKEIDIGGVRRMVEEGKVAGGMIPKVHCCVRSLAQGVRTASIIDGRVPHSLLLEILTDEGAGTMIKG; encoded by the coding sequence ATGCTGGCCGGGAGGACAACTACTCCGCACCACCAACGCCCCTTCCTCCCCTCGAAGCCCCTCCAGATCCCTAACTCGAACCCTAGTCCTGGCCTCAGCCTCCGATCCGCCAGGGCCCCCCGCCTCCTTTCTTCCCTCAAGTCCACCCCGCTCAGCAGCAGCACCGCGGCGGCTCCGCCTCTCCAGACACCGCCCCAGACGCGCGTGGACATCCTCTCGGAGTCGCTCCCCTTCATCCAGCGGTTCCGCGGGAAGACGATCGTGGTCAAGTATGGCGGCGCCGCCATGAAGTCCCCGGCCCTCCAGTCCTCCGTCATCAACGACCTCGTCCTCCTTGCCTGCGTCGGCCTCCGCCCCGTCCTCGTCCACGGCGGCGGCCCGGAGATCAATTCGTGGCTCCTCCGCCTCGGCTACCAGCCCCAGTTCCACAACGGCCTCCGCGTCACGGACGCCCTCACCATGGAGGTGGTCGAGATGGTCCTCGTCGGCAAGGTGAACAAATCGCTCGTCTCCCTCATCAACGTCGCCGGCGCCACCGCCGTGGGCCTCTGCGGCAAGGACGCCCGGCTCCTCACCGCCCGCCCCGCCCCCGACGCCGCGGCCCTGGGCTTCGTGGGCGAGGTGGCCCGCGTGGACCCCAGCATCCTCCGGCCCATCCTGGCGGGCGGCCACATCCCCGTGATCGCCTCCGTGGCGGCGGACGAGGCCGGGCAGGGCTACAACTTGAACGCGGACACCGCGGCGGGGGAGATCGCGGCCGCCGTGGGGGCGGAGAAGCTGATCCTGCTGACGGACGTGGCGGGGATCCTGGAGGACCGGAACGACCCGGGGAGCCTGGTGAAGGAGATCGACATCGGCGGGGTGAGGAGGATGGTGGAGGAGGGGAAGGTCGCCGGCGGGATGATCCCCAAGGTCCACTGCTGCGTCAGGTCGCTCGCCCAGGGTGTCCGAACCGCCAGCATCATCGACGGCCGCGTCCCCCACTCTCTGCTCCTCGAGATTCTCACCGACGAGGGAGCCGGGACCATGATCAAGGGTTGA